From one Magnolia sinica isolate HGM2019 chromosome 18, MsV1, whole genome shotgun sequence genomic stretch:
- the LOC131234020 gene encoding PHD finger-like domain-containing protein 5A, translating into MAKHHPDLIMCRKQPGIAIGRLCEKCDGKCVVCDSYVRPCTLVRVCDECNYGSFQSRCVICGGLGISDAYYCKECTQQEKDRDGCPKIVNLGSAKTDLFYERKKYGFKKR; encoded by the coding sequence ATGGCCAAGCACCATCCTGATCTTATCATGTGCCGAAAGCAACCAGGAATTGCCATTGGGCGTTTGTGCGAGAAGTGCGATGGGAAATGTGTGGTCTGCGATTCATACGTGCGGCCTTGCACACTCGTGCGTGTCTGCGATGAATGCAATTACGGCTCCTTCCAGAGCAGGTGTGTCATCTGTGGAGGGTTAGGGATTTCTGATGCATACTACTGCAAGGAGTGCACTCAGCAGGAGAAAGACAGGGATGGTTGTCCGAAGATTGTCAATCTTGGGAGCGCTAAGACTGATCTCTTCTACGAGCGTAAGAAGTATGGTTTCAAGAAAAGATGA